The following are from one region of the Blastocatellia bacterium genome:
- the pyrE gene encoding orotate phosphoribosyltransferase, with amino-acid sequence MEKETEQQTLAMFQETGALLEGHFQLTSGMHSPRYLQCALVLQHPERAAWVGRQLAAHFSNEAISAVVAPAIGGIIVAHEAARALGVRALFSERENGAMTLRRGFRLEEGERVLVVEDVVTTGGSTRETMDAVTRAGGVVVGAGSVVDRSGGAVDIGVRRVALLTLDVPAYDPATCPLCQQGTPAIKPGSRK; translated from the coding sequence ATGGAAAAAGAAACCGAGCAACAAACCCTGGCGATGTTTCAGGAGACCGGCGCGCTGCTGGAAGGTCATTTTCAGTTGACCTCCGGCATGCACAGCCCGCGTTACCTGCAATGCGCGCTGGTCTTGCAACACCCTGAGCGCGCTGCATGGGTAGGCCGCCAGCTCGCCGCGCACTTTAGCAACGAAGCGATCAGCGCCGTCGTCGCGCCGGCTATCGGCGGCATCATCGTGGCTCACGAAGCGGCGCGGGCGCTGGGCGTGCGCGCTCTGTTCAGCGAGCGCGAGAATGGCGCGATGACGCTCCGCCGCGGCTTTCGTCTCGAAGAAGGCGAGCGCGTGCTGGTTGTCGAAGATGTTGTGACCACCGGCGGCTCGACTCGCGAAACGATGGATGCCGTGACGCGCGCCGGCGGCGTGGTGGTCGGCGCAGGCTCGGTCGTTGACCGCTCAGGCGGCGCAGTAGACATTGGCGTGCGCCGCGTCGCCTTGCTGACGCTCGACGTGCCGGCATACGATCCGGCGACCTGCCCGCTGTGCCAGCAAGGCACGCCGGCCATCAAGCCTGGAAGTCGGAAGTAG
- a CDS encoding ectonucleotide pyrophosphatase/phosphodiesterase: protein MTKHSRSHRLITALLLILVFALPLRAQAAQSARPDAAPQTAQARRDAYVVMISIDGLIPEYYTAPAPLGLKVPTLTEMKLNGAYAEGVEGVYPSVTYPAHTTLITGVRPALHGIVQNRIFEAPPAEQTKEWYWFSKDLKIETLWSMAKRAGLTTANVGWPVTAGAEIDYNVPEIADPTEKVQTGKRTLQYSTPGLIEKATAAQPSDDKSTDGRRTTYAEHIIQTYKPNLLLVHLIELDGAHHTYGPRSPEALKTAERLDGYVGRIIAATRKAGTFDRTTFFLVSDHGFAPVTKKFEPNVTLAKARLITLDASGKPTDWQVAAWPAGGSCAIMLKDANDKAIAKKVTTLFTEMAQRDGSPISRVLNQAELKKLGAIPAAYLMLEAAPGFSFGEELTGPEVHEAKNYHGTHGQLPSRAEMRSSLIVYGAGARLGARVALARMIDIGPTAAAILGLRFENPEGSPLPELIKPDLIPPAPPKNKKGK from the coding sequence ATGACAAAACACTCCCGCTCACACAGACTCATCACGGCGCTGCTGCTGATCTTGGTTTTTGCCCTCCCGCTGCGGGCGCAGGCCGCTCAATCAGCCAGACCCGATGCGGCCCCGCAAACGGCGCAGGCGCGCCGGGACGCCTATGTGGTGATGATCTCGATTGACGGCTTGATTCCTGAATACTACACCGCGCCCGCGCCGCTCGGGCTGAAGGTGCCGACGCTCACAGAGATGAAGCTCAACGGCGCTTACGCCGAAGGCGTCGAAGGCGTCTACCCGTCGGTGACCTACCCGGCGCACACGACGCTGATCACCGGCGTGCGCCCGGCGCTGCACGGCATCGTCCAGAACCGCATCTTTGAAGCGCCGCCCGCCGAGCAGACGAAGGAGTGGTACTGGTTCTCGAAAGACCTGAAGATCGAAACTCTCTGGTCTATGGCGAAGCGCGCCGGGCTGACGACGGCCAACGTCGGCTGGCCGGTGACGGCGGGCGCCGAGATCGATTACAACGTGCCGGAGATCGCCGACCCTACAGAGAAGGTACAGACCGGCAAGCGCACCTTGCAGTATTCAACGCCGGGGCTGATCGAGAAAGCGACCGCCGCACAGCCGAGCGACGATAAGTCCACCGATGGACGGCGCACAACTTACGCCGAGCATATCATTCAAACCTACAAGCCGAACCTGCTGCTGGTTCATCTGATCGAGCTTGACGGCGCGCATCACACCTACGGGCCGCGCTCGCCCGAAGCACTGAAGACCGCCGAGCGATTAGACGGTTATGTCGGGCGCATCATCGCGGCGACGCGCAAAGCCGGCACCTTTGACCGCACGACCTTCTTTCTCGTCTCCGATCACGGCTTCGCGCCGGTCACTAAGAAATTCGAGCCCAACGTCACGCTCGCCAAAGCCCGGCTCATTACCTTAGATGCCAGCGGCAAGCCGACCGACTGGCAAGTGGCGGCGTGGCCGGCAGGCGGCTCGTGCGCCATCATGCTGAAGGACGCCAACGACAAGGCGATTGCGAAAAAAGTGACGACCCTGTTCACAGAGATGGCGCAACGTGATGGCAGTCCGATCAGCCGTGTGCTGAATCAGGCAGAGCTGAAAAAGCTCGGCGCGATCCCCGCGGCTTACCTGATGCTTGAGGCCGCGCCCGGCTTCTCGTTCGGCGAAGAGCTGACCGGCCCGGAGGTTCACGAGGCGAAGAATTATCACGGCACGCACGGCCAGTTGCCGTCGCGCGCCGAGATGCGCTCATCGCTGATCGTCTATGGCGCAGGCGCGCGGCTGGGCGCGCGGGTCGCGCTGGCTCGCATGATCGACATCGGCCCCACGGCCGCGGCCATTCTCGGGTTGCGATTCGAGAACCCCGAAGGCTCGCCGCTGCCTGAACTGATTAAGCCCGATCTGATTCCGCCCGCGCCGCCGAAAAACAAGAAGGGCAAATAA